The DNA window AACCTCGATGGCACGGTGGTGGCGGCCAGCCTGAACCAGACCGCTGAGATTCACAACGAGCGCTTCGATGGCTATCTGCCCTTCTCCACCACCATTCCAGAGCCCACGACCGCGCTACTCGCGGTAGCCGGTCTTGCCATCGCGCTCCGCCGCAAGCGCTGAGGGTGCCGGAGTGAAGAACCTCCCGGCCCGCCTGTTAGGGATTCAGGGAGAACTCTAACAAGCTGTTAAAGAGCCAATGCGGAGGGGCGGGACGCCCCTCCAACGGACTGGGGCAAGATGCCCCAGCTACTGTGGGTTACGGATTCAGCAAGGGCTCTAGGAGGCTGTTGAAGTAGTCCTTCTGAACCTGCGAGAGGGGTAGGGTGGCGACGGCCTTTTGTGCGACCAGGGGTTGGACATCGGCCAGACTTGGGAAGACCTCGTTGAATGCTGCGGCTTGGCGCTGCGGGTCCTTCATTTGCTGGACTTGTTGCCACGCCACGATCGGTTCGTTGAATGCCACCGCCGCGGCAATGGCGCCGCGCGCTTGATCCTGCTCTTGCTGGGCGGGGAGGGTTCCTGCCCACTGGACCAGATCGCCGGTCGTGCCGCCGGCGTCGGCCCAGCCGGTTACGGTGGCCGGGATCGCTGCGAGCCGGGCGGAGGAGCCGGAAAGCTCTGCCACCGCATTCGCGGCCTGCGCCGGATCCTGGGTGGCCCATGATTCGAAAAAGTCCGAGACGACCCGGGTGGAGGGATTCGATTCGCTGCGGAGTTGGTTCCAGGCATGGGCGGGATCGCTGCTGGCCCAGGCACCATAGACGCTGGCTAGCGCCGCATCGCCTCCTTCGCGGGTGGAAAGACTGCGCGCCCACTCGAGAGCAGCTGCAGGATTGTCGCGCACGAGAGCTTGGCCGATCTCGGTCGCCGCGCGTTCGAAGTACTGGAGATTCGGATCCGGGAGGGAGCGCAGGGCCCGCTCCGCCTCGGCCGGGGTCATGTCTTCGAATTCACCATCCGTGGACGGATTCTGCCGGCGCGCCGCCAGCACGCGCTCGGTGAAGGTGGCCTGCATCTTCGAAACGGAGTCGCGATAGATCTCGCCGGCATCCTGCGGACTGGCTTCCGCCATGGCGGAGAGCACGGCGGCGAGCGCGTAGGCGCGGTCGCCCTCGCGATCGAGCGAGCGGGCCCAGGCAAGCGCCGCCGCGGAATCGAGGGCTCCGAGATGAGTGCCGATCGCGAGCTGCGCCGCCAAGCGGCAGGGGGTGGACCCGATGCCGGAGGCGAGGCGCTTGGCGGCCTCCACATCCTTCACCACGAGATAAGGGACGATGCCGGTGATGGTGCGGTCTTGTTCGATTCCTGCGAGCCGCTGTTGGGCCCAGTCGAGTGCCGTGTCCGGATCGTGACGAGCCACATTGAGGATGGTGCGATGAATGATGCTCGAGAGCGTGGGCGAGGTGATCGCGCGCTCACCGAGCTCGGGGATCACTTGAAGGAGGATGGGTCCGAGGATGCTCCAGCGGCGGCCATCCTCATCGAGGACTTCCATCTCATTGATGAAGGCGAGGAAGCCACGCATGTCCTCCTGCATCCAGCGACGGAGCAGGCCGGGCAACATGTCCTTAATGATCTCCTCATTGCCCGAGTCCAATGCCTCGCGCACGAGCTGCGCCCAATCGCCCGGCTTCGCCACAGCCACTGCTGCGGCGAACCGGGTGGCACCGTCATGACCGTCCCACTTGCCCGCAGCGGGTGCGGCGGGAGTGTCCGTCTTTCCGGAAACGATTTCCGGATTGGACGGCACAGCCAACCACCAAGTGACCGCGGCCAGGGCCAGCAGGACCAAGGCGAGGCGAACCTTTGTGGATTTCAAGAAAGCGATCATGACGATACGATGAAGGGTGGAGCTCGAAACAGCAGTCAGGCGATCAGAGCTTCTTCGGCACGCGAATCGCCACCACCGTGGCGGTCGTGTTTCCCTCACTGTCCTCGGCGAGGACGCTGAGCTCCGCGGTTTTGGATCCGGGGGTCAGGTAGGGGAGGATCTCTTCGACCGAGACCGATCCCTTCCACTTCTTGCCCTTGATTGCGACCGGCACCGACTGGCCATTGATCCATGCGCGGATGGAGGCGACGTCGGCCTTGTTGCGGATCTGCCCGCCGACCTCGAGTCGCTTCACGCCGGCCACTTTCTTCGGGGTGGCCTGCTTGGCCACCACCAGCAGCGGCGGGGCATAGAGCGTATTGGCACGGATGTGTACGGGAATGGACGGGACAGTAAGGTCCCGGCTCCTTACGGGAAGGATCCGCCTTTACTGCTTGAAACGTGGGGGTGCGGGCGGGCCTTGATTTTTCCTGTCACACTTTCGCGGCGACCGGGGGATGATGGGTGAGATGAGCGACCGTCCCGATGCCTCCCTACTGGAAGCGTGGTCCGCCGAGGGTTCCGAGGAGGCCTTCGCGGCCTTGGCGCGGCGGTATGGCGGGCTGCTCTATCATGCGGCGATGCGCCGGACCGGTCGCAGCGATCTCGCCGGGGAAGCGGCGCAGAATTCCCTGCTGATCCTGGCGCGGAAGGCGCCGCGGCTGGGGCATCTGCCGTGCCTCTCCGGCTGGCTGCATCGCACGGCGTGCTACGAGGCGGCGAAACTCCTGCGCCGTGAACAACGGCACCATGCGCGTATGAAACAGCTCCCGCTTCCGGATGGCGATGGTGCCGGCGACGAGGCGTCTCCATGGCAAGACATTGCGCCGGTGCTGGACCAGGCGCTCGATGCGATGCCGGAGAAAGACCGCGAGGTGATCTTCCTGAAGTTCTTCGATGGCCTGAGCTTCGAGCAGATGGCGCGTCAGTTCGGCGGCGAACCGGCGGCGTGGCGGCAGCGCGGATCGCGGGCGCTGGAACGGCTGCGGCTTCATTTCCGCAAGCGCGGCGTGGCCGTGAGTTCGGCGGCGCTTTCGTCGGGCTTGGGCATGTCGCTGGGCCAATCCGCGCCGACGGCTTTCCTCGCATCGCTTCCCAATGCGTCCGCCGCGGTTACGGCCCTTTCATGGCAAACCCTCACCCTCCACTCGCTTCATCTCATGAAACTGAAACCCGCCGCGGCGATCGCGGCTGTCTTGCTGCTATCGCTGCTGCCGCTGGGCATGCAGGCGAGGGCGATCTCCGATGCGCGTGAACGCGTTGCATTGTTAGAGAAAGGCTTTGCGACCTCGCAGACGTCTTCCTCACGGCAGGCTCTCGCTTCCAGTCGTGCCAATCCATCGGTGAATCTTGTCGCGCTCGCCGATGCCTTGCTCGCCGCGAAGGAAGGTGACCTGGTGAAGCGATTCACGACCGAGAAGAAAGTCGCCGCGATGGACGTGGATGAACTCGAGCGGCTGCTCACGGAATCGACGGTCACCGAGCTGGGTCGCGCGGAACGCCTTGAGCTTGTGAAAGCATTGTTCCGTCAATTCTGCCGGCTCGCGGAGAAGTCCGGGATGCCCGGGGAGCGGGTGGTCGCGCTCACGCTGCGTCTCGCGCCGTCCATCCAGTCGGGCCAGGGGACGCTGTGGAATCTGGCCGGCAACCATGTGAAACGCTGGGCGGAAAACGACCCGGACGCGGCGGTGGCGTGGTATCGTCAGATGGAAAAGCCTCCGGCCGGCGTGGAGTATTCGACGCTCGTCGCGCGGGCCTTCGACGGGCTGCATCGCCGGAGTCCTGACGAGGCGGTGGCCTTCTTTCGCTCGGTCACGGATCAGGAGAAGCACGCGATCATCGGCGGTGGCGGGGGGGCGGATCAGCCGGAGCTGATGCTGGATCTCGCCTCCGGGATCGGGGATGATTTCCTGCGCGGGATCTGCATGAACGTGCTCTTTCAACGGGCCGATGGGCGGTCTCCGCAGGAGGTGCGCGGCTGGATCGACAAGTTGCAGCCGCCTGCCAATGAGGCGGCCCAGTTGCTGGCCTCTGCGGCCGCGGGGTCTCCGGGCGGCGAGGTGTCGGCCGAGGATGCGGCCAAGCGAATGGACTGGCTGCGGGAAACTGCGGCGGGGCTGGATGTCTCGCAAGCCACCGGAGTCCTTCTCTTCAATATCCTGCACTCGAAGCCGGACATGGTGACGGAGCTGCTGGATGCGGAGTGGGAACGCCATCCGGACGAGCGGATGCTGGCAACCTACATCAGCCGGTGTATGGCGGATGAGAGATTGATCCTGGATGCGATCCCGCGCAGCGCGAAGATCACGGACCCGCAACTGCGTGACTCGGCGCTGGTGATGATGCTGCTTTCGACGCGAGGCGAGCCGGACGCCCGCGAACTCGCGCGCAAGGGCGGCCTCTCCGAGGAAGAGATCGACCGCCTGATGTCCCTCAATCCGTGAAACCATGAAAGCGACCTTGCTTGTGATCATACTCGCCGCGATTGCCGCCGGATGGTGGCAGGGGCAGGAGCTGTCCCGCCTGAAGCAGCGTGAAGCGGAACTCGGTGGCGCATCGGCCAAGGCGGGTGTGCCGCTGGAGACGACCGCGTCGAAGTCCTCTCGACGGGATGCCAAGGCCGCGCTGGATGGCGCGGGATTCGTGGCGCTGCTCGCGAAGTCCGTGGAGAAGGGCAAGCGACCGTCGAAAGGGGAGCGGGTTTTCCTGCGAGACCAGATTGCGGCGGCCTCCGGACGCGAATTGAAGCAGTGGGTGGTGGCGTTGCGTGACAGTCCGCTACCTGAGGAGCTGAAGAAGGAGGTCCTGGTCTCGATCGCACCGCGGCTGGCGGAGCATGATCCAAAGCTGGCCGCCGAACTGGTGATCGCCGGTGACGAAGGGATGCCCTTCCGGTCGGTCCTTCGCACGTGGCTGGCGAAGGATGCGGTGGCGGCTGCCGCGTGGCTGGAGGAAATCGAGCCGCCGCAATTCCGGAATCCGGAGTATCTTGATTTCCCTGGGCTGTGTCTGGCGGCGAAGATCGCTGCTGATCCGGCGAAGGTGGACGAGCTGTTAGTGTCCGATCAGAAGAAGATGCTGGGTGCGCTTTGGGAACTCTCCGCGATCCAGACTCCGGCGGATCTGTCCGGCGTGCTGCAGCGTATTTCCCGCGAGTCATCGCTGCCGGAAAGTGAACGGCTCCTGGTGATTCGCGGCGTTTTATCAGGATACCGGGATCCGGCGATGGCGCGGCAAATGTTGGTGGATGTGGCATTGCCAAGGGAGCAGTTCGTGCAGGTGGCGGCGGCCATGATCCGGTCGCTTGATCCTGCGGGGAAGGCCGCGAGTGTGGAGTGGGTGAAGTCGCTGCCCGATGCGCGGCAACGTGAGGAGCTGCTCAAGGAGGTGATGAGAAAGGATGGGTGATGGGTGGGGGTTTCTGCGGGCTTGCTTGAGAAGCCCGCGTGTCGAGGATGGCAATCGTGGAAGAGCTTCCTGCGCGCCGCTGGAACCCGGGATTTGTCGTCATGCGCTGGCGGCATCTGTTCTGGGTGCTGCCGGTGCTGGGGCTGCTGGCGGGAGTGATCTGGTTCTTGATGCAGCAATTCAAGGAAACCACCGTCTCCGGATCGATGGTTTACTACCCGAGTCGTACCTCGTCGATGAGCGACGAGGAGAGGGCTCGCGAGGGGATTGAATTCCTGACCTCCAAGCGGGTTGTTGAGGGCACCGCAAGGCGATTGTCGAGGTCGATGACCTGGGGGCTGAGCTCCGACATGAATGTCATTCGCTCGCGCCAATCGGTGGAGGTCGATTCGAGCATAGGGCTCTCCGCGATCGAGTTGACGGTGACGGGTCGCGGTGAGAAGGCTGCCCACGAAGCGTGGATGGCGATTTACGAGACAGCCCGGGAGATCGCTGCGGTGGAACAGGTTGAGTTCGAGCGAACCCGGATCGTGGTCCTCGAGGAAGAGGTCATTCGCTTGGAGGGTGAGGTGGCAGCCCTTGGGCTAGCTCCCGTCGTGTCGCAGGCTCCTGCTGGCAGACCGGCCCATCTCCTCTCGCTCGACAAGCTTCCGGGAAGCGAGGACATCGGAGCAATGCTGTCGCAGTTGGATGCTTCCCGGAAGGAACTGAAGGAGCTGAAGGGGCTGGGAGGGAGCCAATGGTGCGGGACTTCCTTTTTTGAACCGGTCGGCCTGATTTCTCCTCCTCACTTCCCGGCGCCTGCCTTGCCCGTCGGTCCCATGGGGATGATAGGGCTTTGCGGAGCCTCGGGGTTTGGTGGCGGGCTGTTCATGGCAGTGTTCCTTGCCTACGTCATGGAATGGCTGCGACCTCGCCGGGTCGAGCCGCTTTCAGCAATTCCGGCGGATGGACCCGACATTTGACTGGGAGTGAGAGGGCTTTTGGGAAGCATCACTCCCGGTGAAGCGGGCGCTCGTGATCGTGTTGGATTCCGTCGGCTGCGGCGGGGCGAAGGATGCGGCGGCGTATGGTGATGAGGGCGCGGATACGCTGGGCCATCTCTTCGAGCGCGAGGGGCTGGAGCTGCCGAACCTCGCGAAGCTCGGGTTGCTTGATGTGCTCGGGCGTGGTGAAGCGGCGACGCTACCCGGCGCGGCTTGGGCGGTGATGAGCGAGGCCTCGGCTGGCAAGGACACGACGACGGGTCATTGGGAGCTTGCGGGCGCGGTGCTTGAGCGGGCGTTCGATACCTTCGGGTCGTTTCCGCAAGATTTGTTAGGTGAGATCGGCGGGCCGTTCCTTGGCAACAAGGCGGCCTCGGGGACGGAGATTTTGTCCGAGCTAGGCGAGGAGCATTTGCGCACCGGACAGCCGATCGTTTACACGAGTGCGGACTCGGTGTTGCAGCT is part of the Luteolibacter arcticus genome and encodes:
- a CDS encoding RNA polymerase sigma factor; amino-acid sequence: MSDRPDASLLEAWSAEGSEEAFAALARRYGGLLYHAAMRRTGRSDLAGEAAQNSLLILARKAPRLGHLPCLSGWLHRTACYEAAKLLRREQRHHARMKQLPLPDGDGAGDEASPWQDIAPVLDQALDAMPEKDREVIFLKFFDGLSFEQMARQFGGEPAAWRQRGSRALERLRLHFRKRGVAVSSAALSSGLGMSLGQSAPTAFLASLPNASAAVTALSWQTLTLHSLHLMKLKPAAAIAAVLLLSLLPLGMQARAISDARERVALLEKGFATSQTSSSRQALASSRANPSVNLVALADALLAAKEGDLVKRFTTEKKVAAMDVDELERLLTESTVTELGRAERLELVKALFRQFCRLAEKSGMPGERVVALTLRLAPSIQSGQGTLWNLAGNHVKRWAENDPDAAVAWYRQMEKPPAGVEYSTLVARAFDGLHRRSPDEAVAFFRSVTDQEKHAIIGGGGGADQPELMLDLASGIGDDFLRGICMNVLFQRADGRSPQEVRGWIDKLQPPANEAAQLLASAAAGSPGGEVSAEDAAKRMDWLRETAAGLDVSQATGVLLFNILHSKPDMVTELLDAEWERHPDERMLATYISRCMADERLILDAIPRSAKITDPQLRDSALVMMLLSTRGEPDARELARKGGLSEEEIDRLMSLNP
- a CDS encoding MYXO-CTERM sorting domain-containing protein — its product is MLPVLGLLAGVIWFLMQQFKETTVSGSMVYYPSRTSSMSDEERAREGIEFLTSKRVVEGTARRLSRSMTWGLSSDMNVIRSRQSVEVDSSIGLSAIELTVTGRGEKAAHEAWMAIYETAREIAAVEQVEFERTRIVVLEEEVIRLEGEVAALGLAPVVSQAPAGRPAHLLSLDKLPGSEDIGAMLSQLDASRKELKELKGLGGSQWCGTSFFEPVGLISPPHFPAPALPVGPMGMIGLCGASGFGGGLFMAVFLAYVMEWLRPRRVEPLSAIPADGPDI